ACCGGACATGGATAAACTTGCCCGTTTGGGACAAGAGTATTATACGCTTGACTGTGACGGGGGTGAAGGGCATTTGGAGGTAGCACACCTCATCGAAAGTGTCAAAGAGAACCTCTCCCATCTTGTTATCTCCGTCAAACCTTTTGGATGTATGCCCTCTTCTTCCGTTTCTGATGGGGTACAGTCACTGGTCACAAGCCGTTTCCCTGAAGCCAATTTCCTTGCGATCGAAACATCCGGAGAAGGCGCGGCGAACTTTTACTCACGTGTACAGATGGCACTGTTCAAAGCAAAACAGTCGGCAAAAGAAGAGTTTGAAAATTTAACACTGCCAGATGAGATACCGGAGAAGATACATAACTATCTCTATCAGCCTAAAAGTGAAAAAGCAGGTACGGCTTCACAGTTGATCGCAAGTCTGGAAGAGCAAAGGCTTTAGCCCTCTTCTGTCTTATGGATAATTTCAGCCAGCCTCTCTTCTTCGGCTTCATCAATATCCAGTGCTTCTACTTCACCTGCCTTGGCATCTGTAAACAGTGACATATCCAGCTCTTTTTCACTTTGAGCCACGATACAGGTCACCACAGCATCTCCTGTGACATTGACAGAAGTACGCATCATGTCAAGCAGTCTGTCAACACCCAGGATAAGCCCTATGCCTTCTACAGGAAGTCCTACCTGCACAAAGACCATAGAAAGCATAATGAGCCCTACACCTGGTACGCCTGCTGTGCCTATGGAAGCCAGCACGGACATGAGTATCACCGTAAGATAACCGCTTAACCCCAGTTCAACGCCGTAGACATTGGCTATAAAGACCGTAGCCACTCCCTGCATGATCGCTGTACCGTCCATATTGATCGTCGCACCGAACGGTACCGTAAATGAAGCCACTGAGTTATCCACACCCATGCGTTTTGTCACTGATCTTAGTGTCACTGGGATCGTCGCATTGGAGCTAGAAGTAGAAAAAGCAAAAACCTGTGCATCACGTATCTTTTGAAGAAAAATAAAAGGATTCAATCTTGTAAAGAGGTGAAAGATCAGCATCAGTGTTCCAAAAAGATGCAAAAATAATGCAGCGATGACCACAGTCACATACACTGCCAGCTGTGCTAAAAGATCCAATCCAAGTTCACCGATCGCTTTGGCCAAAAGTGCAAATACCGCCACCGGTGCGGTCGCCATGATGATCGTCACCATCTTCATCATCGCTTCATTGAGCACTTCAACACCTTCAGCGATACTCTCTGCTTTCTTTCCTACCATCAAAAATGAGATACCAAGCAGGATAGAAAAAAAGATGATCTGCAGCATATTTCCAGTGGCAAATGCTTCAATAATATTACCTGGTATGATATTTATAAGCACCTCACCAAGAGGTGGTGCTTCTTTAGCGGTAAAGGCTGTTGCTGCTGCAGAGGATGGAGAGGAGAACATCGGTATCACCACTGAAGCAATCCCGATAGCTACGGCGATCGCGATCGCAGTCGTAAGCATATAAAGCCCAAAGGACTTGATCCCTACTTGACCCAGTTTTTTGATATCTCCTATTCCAAACACACCTGAGATCAGTGAAAAGAAGACCAAGGGTACGACAAGCATCTTGAGTGCAGTGATAAACATCTTACCGATCACATAAAAAAGCCCGCCGGTGATATATTCATTGATAAAACTGCCTTCGAGATTGAGTCCTCCCAAATTGATGATCAAGCCTGTAATGATCCCTAGTCCCATGGCCCATAATACTTTTTGTGTCAAACGCATACCTACCCTCCATTGATAAAACGATCTCTATACTCCAGCCATAACTTTACCCTAAGTTTCTAAAAGAGTGTGATGGAGCGATGCATTGATCCAGTGCCCCTGCTTACAACAATTTACGGGAAATATGCAGTTTTATACTTGTCTGAGAAGTGGAGCAAATGCTTTTGTACCCAGTGTTACTTTGTCACCTATCTTCAAAGAAGATGCCTCTTGGGGGCTTATAACCACTTCAACCAATTGTTGCCCGATAGAGACGATGGCGACCCTAATGATATCCATCTGTATGATATCAAGCAGCTCCCCTTCAAATGAAAATTTTTGACTTCCGCTTGTTTTAAGCAAAGCCCTTTTAGGCGTATCATCCTGGATGATCTTCCCATGATCAAGTACAACCACCCTGTTTGCCAGACGATAGATCTCGCTTGGATCATGGCTCACCATGATCGTAGTCGTACCAAAATCTTTGTGCAGGGTCAGTATCTCCTGCTGTAACTTCGTACGCATTTCCGGATCCAGTGCGGAAAGAGGCTCATCCATAAGCAAGAGCTTCGGACGATTCATCATCGCACGGCAAAGGCTTACACGTTGTTTTTGACCCCCGCTAAGTGTAGAGGGAAGACGCGCTTTGAGTTCAGTAAGCCCTGTCAT
The sequence above is drawn from the Sulfurovum sp. TSL1 genome and encodes:
- a CDS encoding ABC transporter ATP-binding protein, with protein sequence MIEIDINKTLFGSIGEMELTVDLKIKEGEFIALAGQSGSGKTTLLRIIAGLERAHGSLKVGDELWMDEKHTLPPQKRKIGFVFQDYALFPNMTVLQNLLFVQKDHALAEHLLEMTGLTELKARLPSTLSGGQKQRVSLCRAMMNRPKLLLMDEPLSALDPEMRTKLQQEILTLHKDFGTTTIMVSHDPSEIYRLANRVVVLDHGKIIQDDTPKRALLKTSGSQKFSFEGELLDIIQMDIIRVAIVSIGQQLVEVVISPQEASSLKIGDKVTLGTKAFAPLLRQV
- a CDS encoding dicarboxylate/amino acid:cation symporter, whose protein sequence is MRLTQKVLWAMGLGIITGLIINLGGLNLEGSFINEYITGGLFYVIGKMFITALKMLVVPLVFFSLISGVFGIGDIKKLGQVGIKSFGLYMLTTAIAIAVAIGIASVVIPMFSSPSSAAATAFTAKEAPPLGEVLINIIPGNIIEAFATGNMLQIIFFSILLGISFLMVGKKAESIAEGVEVLNEAMMKMVTIIMATAPVAVFALLAKAIGELGLDLLAQLAVYVTVVIAALFLHLFGTLMLIFHLFTRLNPFIFLQKIRDAQVFAFSTSSSNATIPVTLRSVTKRMGVDNSVASFTVPFGATINMDGTAIMQGVATVFIANVYGVELGLSGYLTVILMSVLASIGTAGVPGVGLIMLSMVFVQVGLPVEGIGLILGVDRLLDMMRTSVNVTGDAVVTCIVAQSEKELDMSLFTDAKAGEVEALDIDEAEEERLAEIIHKTEEG